From the Caballeronia sp. NK8 genome, one window contains:
- a CDS encoding 4Fe-4S dicluster domain-containing protein produces the protein MTQMALVIDLNVCVGCHACVTSCKEWNTSGEAGSLADQRPYDADPSGTFFNRVQTYEAGEFPLADTIHFPKSCLHCEDPPCVPVCPTGASYKRKEDGLVLVDFDKCIGCKYCAWACPYGARELDEERKEMTKCTLCADRIYNEALPERDRKPACVLACPTSARLFGDIHDPESVVSKAIEERGGYQLMPEWDTKPANHYLPRRPVNSCSSGGSCGCQSQESTEALEAHGDLNLASMAVRV, from the coding sequence ATGACTCAAATGGCCCTGGTGATCGATTTGAACGTGTGCGTCGGATGCCACGCGTGCGTGACGAGTTGCAAGGAGTGGAACACGTCCGGTGAAGCGGGCAGTCTCGCCGATCAGCGCCCTTACGACGCCGATCCCTCCGGCACGTTCTTCAATCGCGTGCAGACGTATGAAGCGGGCGAGTTTCCGCTCGCCGACACGATCCATTTCCCCAAGTCGTGCCTGCACTGCGAGGACCCGCCGTGCGTGCCCGTCTGTCCGACCGGCGCGAGCTACAAGCGCAAGGAAGACGGACTCGTGCTGGTGGACTTCGACAAGTGCATCGGCTGCAAGTACTGCGCGTGGGCGTGTCCCTACGGCGCGCGCGAACTCGACGAAGAGCGCAAGGAGATGACGAAGTGCACGCTGTGCGCGGATCGCATCTACAACGAGGCGTTGCCCGAACGCGATCGCAAACCGGCGTGCGTGCTCGCGTGTCCCACATCGGCGCGGCTGTTCGGCGATATCCACGATCCCGAATCGGTCGTGTCGAAAGCGATCGAGGAACGCGGCGGCTATCAGTTGATGCCCGAATGGGACACGAAGCCCGCGAATCACTATTTGCCACGGCGCCCGGTGAACTCGTGCAGCAGCGGCGGCTCGTGCGGTTGCCAAAGCCAGGAAAGCACCGAAGCCCTCGAAGCGCACGGCGATCTGAACCTCGCGTCGATGGCCGTGCGCGTCTGA